From one Triticum urartu cultivar G1812 chromosome 3, Tu2.1, whole genome shotgun sequence genomic stretch:
- the LOC125545246 gene encoding uncharacterized protein At2g33490-like: protein MKSPLRRLRGFGHHHPKERKAHPPPPAKLDELAEAAQDVEQMRKCYDGLLSAAAATTNSVYEFSEALVEMGSCLLAKNALNDEDDDSGRVLMMLGKAQFELTKSLDNYRTHIIHTITTPSESLLKELQTVEEMKHQCDTKREAYEVMRASYGQKGQSKNSKVESFSAEQLQDSLVEYQEDAALFIFRLKSLKQGQFHSLLTQAARHHASQLIFFRRGLKCLEALEPHVKAIAEKQHIDYQFTGLEDNESDNDGSSSYQETCSDDRELSFDYEINDRDQDFIASRGSMDLDKGDLRTSPTPIKEIKQEEVKLLKAEAAAPQVKPEIITHSAPMFADNFVDQTERLRQIRPSSARHSYKLPTPADDDYPRSAAVHRSHHSAHFFGSKDGAAANLWHSSPPAKDYKASTMHSGPIKLPSNSDFSKKLKRESWSGPIPSKAGSSKPDPKSSMGRPHAMISKSCVHARQPSPVSPKMFPPSIVSPKISEVHELPRPPANVEPLRPCGLVGYSGPLVSKRQAPTAPVRASPTASQTASPLPRPPASLARSFSIPSNSQRTPLITVNKLLEARSSRESSEISSPPLTPLFSSTSQHKKQLKAALGEKGMS, encoded by the exons ATGAAATCGCCATTGCGGAGGCTCCGGGGCTTCGGCCACCACCACCCCAAGGAGCGGAAGGCGCACCCCCCGCCGCCCGCCAAGCTCGACGAGCTCGCCGAAGCTGCCCAG GATGTGGAACAAATGAGGAAGTGTTATGACGGCTTGCTTTCAGCTGCAGCCGCTACAACAAATAGCGTCTATG AGTTTTCGGAGGCCTTGGTGGAAATGGGAAGTTGCTTACTTGCAAAAAATGCACTaaatgatgaggatgatgatagtg GCAGAGTGCTGATGATGCTTGGAAAGGCCCAGTTTGAACTAACAAAGTCTCTGGATAACTAT CGTACACATATCATTCATACAATCACTACCCCATCGGAATCTCTTCTCAAGGAGCTACAAACCGTGGAG GAAATGAAGCACCAATGTGACACGAAAAG GGAGGCGTACGAagtcatgagggcatcttatggacaAAAAGGACAGTCAAAGAATTCAAAAGTCGAATCGTTTTCTGCAGAACAACTGCAAGATTCACTTGTTGAATACCAAGAGGATGCAGCGTTGTTCATATTTCGCTTGAAATCTCTGAAGCAGGGGCAATTCCATAGTCTTTTAACACAGGCTGCTCGCCATCATGCTTCTCAG CTAATTTTTTTCAGGAGAGGACTCAAGTGCCTTGAGGCACTTGAACCCCATGTAAAAGCAATAGCTGAGAAACAGCACATTGACTATCAGTTCACCGGCCTTGAGGATAATGAATCTGACAACGATGGCTCCAGCTCTTACCAAGAGACTTGTAGTGATGACAGAGAACTGAGTTTCGACTATGAAATAAATGATAGAGACCAAGATTTTATTGCTTCGAGAGGTTCAATGGAT TTGGATAAAGGAGACCTGAGGACTTCCCCAACGCCAATAAAAGAGATCAAGCAG GAAGAGGTGAAGCTACTGAAGGCAGAAGCAGCAGCTCCACAAGTGAAGCCTGAGATCATCACACATTCAGCTCCAATGTTTGCTGACAATTTTGTCGATCAAACAGAGAGGCTTCGGCAAATCCGGCCATCTTCAGCCCGGCACTCATACAAACTCCCAACACCAGCGGATGATGACTATCCCAGATCAGCAGCTGTTCACAGGTCTCATCATTCCGCGCATTTTTTCGGAAGTAAAGATGGCGCTGCAGCCAACTTGTGGCATTCATCTCCACCGGCGAAAGATTACAAGGCGAGCACCATGCATAGTGGTCCCATTAAACTGCCATCAAACTCTGATTTTAGTAAGAAGTTAAAGAGAGAGTCCTGGTCTGGTCCGATTCCAAGCAAAGCAGGATCAAGCAAGCCTGATCCCAAGTCATCCATGGGCCGTCCTCATGCGATGATATCCAAGTCGTGTGTTCATGCTAGGCAGCCGTCACCAGTTTCACCCAAGATGTTCCCACCTTCAATAGTATCCCCCAAAATCAGTGAGGTTCATGAGCTGCCTAGGCCTCCAGCCAATGTTGAGCCCCTCCGGCCTTGTGGTCTAGTTGGCTACTCCGGTCCTTTGGTATCAAAGCGCCAAGCTCCTACAGCACCTGTCCGTGCCTCGCCAACAGCGTCGCAGACAGCCTCGCCGCTTCCGCGGCCACCTGCTTCCTTGGCTCGCAGTTTCTCCATACCCTCGAACAGCCAGAGAACACCCCTCATTACAGTCAATAAGTTGCTTGAGGCCAGAAGTAGCCGAGAGAGCAGTGAAATTTCCTCCCCACCACTCACTCCGTTGTTTTCTTCTACCAGCCAACACAAAAAACAATTAAAGGCAGCACTCGGAGAAAAGGGTATGTCATAG